From the genome of Parazoarcus communis, one region includes:
- a CDS encoding Lrp/AsnC family transcriptional regulator — MKLDQNQLRILSLLQKDSTLSTQALADKVGMSPSPCWRRVKEMEEAGLIRGYVALVDRQKLGLGTCVWVRVKLKQHSADVLDRFEQVVKGCDEVVECYELLGETDCLLKLYLPSLEAFSSFMHNFLLKIPEIDVTHSSVALREIKNETALPL; from the coding sequence ATGAAACTCGACCAGAACCAGTTGCGCATTCTTTCGCTGCTGCAGAAAGACTCCACCCTCAGCACTCAGGCGCTGGCAGACAAGGTCGGCATGTCGCCGTCGCCATGCTGGCGGCGGGTAAAGGAGATGGAGGAGGCCGGACTGATCCGCGGCTATGTTGCGCTGGTCGATCGGCAAAAGCTCGGCCTTGGCACCTGCGTGTGGGTGCGAGTGAAGCTCAAGCAGCACAGTGCCGATGTGCTCGACCGTTTCGAGCAGGTGGTCAAGGGCTGCGACGAGGTTGTCGAGTGTTACGAACTGCTTGGCGAGACCGACTGCCTGCTCAAGCTCTATCTGCCGAGCCTGGAGGCCTTTTCGTCCTTCATGCACAATTTCCTGCTCAAGATCCCCGAGATTGACGTCACTCATTCGAGCGTGGCGCTGCGCGAGATCAAGAACGAAACAGCCCTGCCGCTATGA
- a CDS encoding FKBP-type peptidyl-prolyl cis-trans isomerase yields the protein MTQTTTASGLIIEDIEVGSGDTASKGQMVSVHYTGWLTDGSKFDSSKDRNDPFNFPLGKGHVIRGWDEGVEGMQVGGKRKLTIPPALGYGMRGAGGVIPPNATLVFEVELLKVI from the coding sequence ATGACCCAGACCACCACGGCCAGCGGCCTGATCATCGAAGACATCGAAGTCGGTAGCGGCGACACTGCAAGCAAAGGGCAGATGGTTTCGGTGCATTACACGGGTTGGCTGACTGATGGCAGCAAGTTCGACTCGAGCAAGGATCGCAACGACCCGTTCAACTTTCCGCTCGGCAAGGGGCATGTGATCCGAGGCTGGGACGAAGGTGTCGAGGGCATGCAGGTCGGCGGCAAGCGCAAGCTGACCATTCCGCCGGCGCTGGGTTACGGCATGCGCGGTGCCGGCGGCGTGATTCCGCCCAACGCGACGCTGGTCTTCGAGGTCGAGTTGCTGAAGGTCATCTGA
- the msrA gene encoding peptide-methionine (S)-S-oxide reductase MsrA, which yields MTNTMEPTTLETAILGGGCFWCLEAVFREVEGVVSVTSGYAGGHVDAPAYRQVCEGTTGHAEVVRLEFDPAKVSYRDLLEIFFVIHDPTTLNRQGNDIGSQYRSVIFVNDDEQLHVALALIEELGEARIYPHAIVTRVERSVPFWPAEVEHHEYYANHSDQPYCQYVVAPKVSKFREKFASRRRRDS from the coding sequence ATGACGAACACGATGGAGCCCACGACACTTGAAACCGCCATTCTCGGTGGCGGCTGCTTCTGGTGTCTTGAGGCGGTATTTCGCGAGGTTGAGGGCGTGGTGTCAGTGACATCCGGCTATGCCGGCGGTCATGTCGACGCGCCGGCATATCGTCAGGTGTGCGAGGGCACGACTGGCCATGCCGAAGTGGTGAGGCTTGAGTTCGATCCGGCAAAGGTCAGTTATCGCGACCTGCTGGAGATCTTCTTCGTGATCCACGACCCGACCACGCTCAACCGCCAAGGCAATGACATCGGCAGTCAGTATCGTTCGGTGATCTTCGTCAATGACGACGAGCAGCTGCACGTCGCCCTTGCGCTGATCGAAGAGCTCGGGGAAGCACGCATCTACCCACACGCCATCGTCACCCGGGTCGAGCGCTCAGTGCCCTTCTGGCCGGCCGAGGTCGAGCACCACGAGTACTACGCCAATCACAGCGATCAGCCCTACTGCCAGTATGTCGTTGCACCCAAGGTCTCGAAATTCCGCGAGAAGTTTGCCAGTCGCAGGCGTCGGGACAGTTAG
- a CDS encoding translocation/assembly module TamB domain-containing protein, whose translation MSDPEPAADLPQSRRLWRRVFAVSCAAIFGLFAVLGWVLATESGLKAVASLVRSATPDMLMLGEVRGRLIGPLEVDDLALGMPDLELELEALKLDWAPRDLLSRRVVVSQLTLGKLDMRTRASDEPSPPLSLPDHLRLPVGLQVSRISVDSLTVHQVAAGEPLSSDSVSVFGASAITLALDSDGKRHQLRQVDAALPFGKLSLTGGIDAEAPFALEFRAVLEGHIDAGQVPEGIALAAEARDYRIELDASGVLAEPVLKLRANGAGLSGEGRVEATPFADVPLRALELALGELDPSMFVPSAPKALLRLDARLLAGATEGLSLSGPFSIRNARPAALDAGGLPLESLGGTLAWSAQGARVDELDVRLPGAGKIAGAMAWTPPAGESAPVPQAAVSGTGAGFGRLTMLLEIAGIDTSRIDGRLPKQVLAGRVEAEGSEARQIASVKLSAGDARVDASGMLEAEAAPGAGQRFKLTGQLRQVDPRKFHPAAPVARLNLDLDAEGVLAAEPAVSAQFKLLNSAFEGHALSGNGRLKVRGESFSDVSLMLDLAGNRLRVEGDWGRAADRLRISVDAPALAQLGYGLSGRAGAEGELTGGAKTPAGSLHFFGEKLRLPGDVRIGGLNGQGRLAAGVDGPFTLSVGLSGVGAVGAEADWVSAARISADGRRDRHRIELNVSGAEADELSLALEGGLTVPDGALPTWQGTLSSLETLGRFVSQLQAPAALSLGSDEVSLGAAVLEAGEKGQIRLDETRWSPKGSAIRGSLTGLAFGLVSRPDARPRRGAGPLVLGAEWDVRLAETVEGEARLFRESGDLVVSGEIGTRLGLESFEARLIARGNRLALSLGALGTELGELSGSLTALAERTQSGAWQLAQKSPLLGSARLKMPSIAWVGRLMRENVETAGSLDAVFSVSGTPDAPVASGSINGRDLQFALVDQGLVLSGGELVADFDRDRLRLSTLRFVSANRVKPRDSRVPFEALTATPGHLSASGEIALESGEGLFNFEADRLPLLQREDRWLILSGKGRAYSTWTSLDLDADFRADAGFFAIDDSPPPSLSDDVVVLGRQPSAPGGFALTVRLGVKLGDALYLSAMGVDTRLAGALELRMAPGVPLNAVGSISTVGGSYQGYGQRLSIERGLINFQGPVDNPGLNIVALRKGLEVEAGVAISGSARRPQVKLVSDPAVPDPEKLSWIVLGRAPDAGGGADLALLVPAAQALLGGSGGGMTEELSRSLGFDSFSIGQGELNSASRSASSRVLGSGSRISSGPTVAGQVLSVGKRLSSDLVLSFEQSLGGAESLVKLTYQLGRRVSVVARGGTDNAVDIYYTFSFR comes from the coding sequence ATGAGCGATCCCGAGCCCGCAGCTGATCTCCCGCAATCCCGCCGCCTCTGGCGACGCGTGTTTGCCGTTTCATGTGCTGCGATCTTCGGGCTTTTTGCAGTGTTGGGATGGGTGCTGGCAACCGAGTCCGGTCTGAAGGCGGTCGCCAGCCTCGTCAGATCGGCAACGCCGGACATGCTCATGCTGGGCGAGGTTCGCGGGCGCCTGATCGGCCCGCTGGAAGTCGATGATCTTGCCTTGGGCATGCCGGACCTTGAGCTCGAACTTGAGGCGCTGAAGCTGGATTGGGCGCCACGGGACCTGCTTTCACGCCGCGTTGTCGTCTCGCAACTCACGCTCGGCAAACTCGACATGCGCACACGCGCAAGCGACGAGCCGTCGCCCCCGCTGAGCCTGCCTGACCATCTGCGCCTTCCGGTCGGGCTGCAGGTGTCGCGCATCAGCGTGGATTCGCTGACGGTTCATCAGGTCGCGGCCGGTGAGCCGCTGTCTTCGGACTCGGTCAGCGTGTTCGGCGCCAGTGCTATCACGCTTGCGCTCGACAGCGACGGCAAGCGTCACCAATTGCGGCAAGTCGATGCAGCGTTGCCGTTCGGCAAGCTCAGCCTGACGGGTGGGATCGACGCCGAGGCACCTTTCGCGCTCGAATTCAGGGCGGTGCTCGAGGGGCACATCGATGCGGGGCAGGTACCTGAAGGCATTGCGCTCGCAGCCGAGGCCCGCGATTACCGCATTGAGTTGGATGCCTCCGGTGTGCTGGCCGAGCCCGTGCTCAAGCTGCGCGCGAATGGCGCCGGGCTGAGCGGTGAGGGACGGGTCGAGGCGACGCCGTTTGCCGACGTGCCCTTGCGAGCGCTTGAGCTCGCGCTTGGTGAGCTCGATCCATCCATGTTCGTCCCTTCCGCCCCCAAAGCGCTGCTGCGACTGGATGCGCGCTTGCTGGCGGGGGCGACTGAGGGCTTGAGCCTGAGTGGCCCGTTCTCCATTCGCAACGCGCGTCCTGCCGCGCTTGATGCCGGGGGGCTGCCGCTTGAAAGCCTTGGCGGCACGCTTGCCTGGTCTGCGCAGGGCGCCCGTGTCGATGAACTCGATGTGCGTCTGCCCGGCGCGGGAAAGATTGCCGGTGCAATGGCGTGGACGCCACCCGCGGGCGAGTCCGCGCCGGTCCCTCAGGCGGCAGTTTCAGGGACCGGCGCTGGGTTTGGACGCCTGACGATGCTGCTTGAGATTGCCGGTATCGATACTTCACGCATCGACGGTCGTTTGCCGAAGCAGGTGCTTGCGGGCCGTGTCGAGGCCGAAGGGAGTGAAGCGCGACAGATCGCGTCGGTCAAGCTGAGCGCAGGCGATGCGCGAGTGGACGCAAGCGGGATGCTGGAGGCAGAGGCTGCGCCCGGTGCGGGACAGCGATTCAAGCTGACCGGGCAATTGCGCCAGGTCGACCCACGGAAGTTCCACCCAGCTGCGCCGGTCGCGCGCCTCAATCTGGACCTTGATGCCGAGGGCGTGCTGGCTGCAGAGCCTGCAGTGTCAGCGCAGTTCAAGCTGCTCAACAGTGCGTTCGAGGGGCATGCGCTGTCGGGGAATGGGCGCCTCAAGGTGCGCGGAGAGTCCTTTTCGGATGTTTCGCTCATGCTCGACCTCGCCGGTAATCGCCTGCGTGTGGAAGGTGACTGGGGGCGTGCTGCCGATCGCCTCCGGATTTCCGTCGATGCGCCTGCGCTGGCTCAGCTCGGATACGGATTGAGCGGACGTGCGGGGGCCGAGGGCGAGCTCACCGGCGGCGCCAAGACGCCTGCCGGATCGCTGCATTTCTTCGGCGAGAAGCTGCGTCTGCCGGGCGATGTCAGGATTGGGGGGCTTAACGGGCAGGGCCGTCTGGCCGCTGGCGTCGATGGGCCATTCACGTTGTCGGTGGGCTTGTCGGGCGTCGGCGCGGTGGGCGCCGAGGCCGACTGGGTGTCGGCGGCGCGGATATCGGCGGACGGCAGACGCGACCGCCATCGCATCGAGCTCAATGTGAGCGGCGCCGAGGCGGACGAACTGAGTCTTGCGCTTGAGGGCGGGCTGACGGTGCCGGATGGCGCGCTGCCGACGTGGCAAGGAACACTGTCGAGCCTGGAAACCCTGGGGCGATTCGTTTCGCAGCTGCAGGCGCCTGCAGCATTGTCGCTTGGCAGCGATGAGGTGAGTCTGGGCGCGGCGGTGCTTGAAGCCGGAGAGAAGGGGCAGATACGGCTCGACGAGACGCGCTGGTCGCCGAAAGGCAGTGCCATCAGGGGCTCGCTGACGGGCCTTGCCTTCGGTCTGGTTTCGCGCCCGGACGCCCGTCCGAGGCGTGGGGCGGGCCCGCTGGTTCTGGGCGCCGAGTGGGATGTGCGGCTGGCCGAGACGGTTGAGGGCGAAGCGCGCCTGTTTCGCGAGTCGGGCGATCTGGTCGTCAGCGGTGAGATCGGCACCCGGCTTGGCCTCGAGAGCTTCGAAGCGCGGCTGATTGCGCGTGGCAATCGTCTGGCCTTGTCGCTCGGCGCGCTCGGAACGGAACTGGGAGAACTCTCCGGCTCGCTAACCGCGCTGGCTGAACGTACCCAGTCGGGCGCGTGGCAGCTCGCGCAGAAGTCCCCGCTGCTGGGGTCTGCCCGCCTGAAAATGCCTTCCATTGCCTGGGTCGGGCGTCTGATGCGGGAGAACGTGGAGACTGCGGGCAGCCTCGATGCGGTGTTCTCCGTGTCGGGTACGCCCGATGCGCCTGTCGCCAGCGGAAGCATCAATGGACGTGATTTGCAGTTCGCGCTCGTCGATCAGGGGCTGGTCCTGTCCGGTGGCGAACTCGTTGCAGATTTCGACCGCGACCGCCTGCGCCTGTCCACCCTGCGCTTCGTGTCGGCCAATCGGGTGAAGCCGCGAGACAGCCGGGTTCCGTTTGAGGCGCTGACCGCAACGCCCGGACATCTCAGTGCCTCAGGCGAAATCGCCCTCGAATCGGGCGAGGGGCTCTTCAACTTTGAGGCCGACCGCTTGCCCCTGCTGCAGCGTGAGGATCGCTGGCTGATCCTGTCGGGCAAGGGGCGTGCGTATTCGACCTGGACCTCGCTGGACCTGGACGCGGACTTTCGTGCCGATGCGGGCTTTTTCGCAATCGACGATTCGCCCCCGCCCAGCCTTTCAGACGATGTCGTCGTCCTTGGTCGTCAGCCATCCGCGCCGGGTGGATTCGCGCTCACCGTGCGTCTCGGGGTAAAGCTTGGAGATGCGCTCTACCTGTCGGCGATGGGCGTCGATACCCGGCTCGCCGGTGCGCTCGAATTGCGCATGGCCCCCGGGGTGCCGCTTAATGCCGTTGGTTCCATTTCCACAGTGGGAGGGAGTTATCAGGGCTATGGTCAACGCCTGAGCATCGAGCGCGGGCTGATCAACTTCCAGGGACCTGTCGACAATCCGGGGCTGAATATCGTTGCCCTGCGCAAGGGGCTGGAGGTGGAGGCCGGAGTGGCGATCAGCGGCAGCGCCAGACGTCCGCAGGTGAAGCTGGTGTCCGACCCCGCGGTGCCCGACCCGGAAAAGCTCTCCTGGATCGTGCTCGGCCGTGCGCCGGACGCCGGCGGCGGCGCCGATCTTGCGCTGCTGGTGCCGGCTGCGCAGGCTTTGCTCGGCGGCAGTGGCGGCGGCATGACCGAGGAGCTGTCACGCAGTCTCGGCTTCGACAGCTTCTCGATTGGCCAGGGTGAGCTCAACAGCGCTTCGCGTTCGGCGAGCAGCCGGGTGCTGGGCAGCGGCTCGCGCATCAGCAGTGGTCCCACCGTGGCGGGGCAGGTGTTGAGCGTGGGTAAACGTCTGAGCTCTGATCTGGTACTGTCCTTCGAACAAAGCCTCGGTGGCGCCGAGTCGCTGGTAAAGCTGACCTATCAGCTCGGGCGCCGGGTGTCGGTGGTCGCGCGGGGTGGTACCGACAACGCGGTCGACATCTACTACACTTTTTCCTTCCGTTGA
- the trpC gene encoding indole-3-glycerol phosphate synthase TrpC, whose protein sequence is MSDILNKICAVKVEEVAAASALKPLGAIRTEAEAQPAARDFVGAIRDKIAAGSAAVISEIKKASPSKGVIREDFRPAEIARAYEQAGAACLSVLTDRPFFQGAPEYLQAARAACALPVLRKDFLVDPYQVFEARAMGADAILLIAACLDLAQMREMESIASALGMSVLVEVHDGAELEQALQLKTPLVGINNRNLRTFEVSLQTTLDLLPAIPADRIVVTESGILRPEDVSLMRGKGVNGFLVGEAFMRVPDPGQGLRALFG, encoded by the coding sequence ATGAGCGACATCCTGAACAAGATCTGCGCGGTCAAGGTCGAAGAGGTCGCAGCGGCAAGCGCACTCAAGCCGTTGGGCGCGATTCGCACCGAGGCTGAAGCGCAACCGGCAGCTCGCGATTTTGTCGGCGCCATTCGCGACAAGATCGCCGCGGGCAGTGCTGCGGTGATTTCCGAGATCAAGAAGGCGAGCCCGTCCAAAGGCGTGATCCGTGAGGACTTTCGTCCGGCAGAGATCGCACGCGCCTACGAGCAGGCGGGTGCGGCCTGTCTGTCGGTGCTGACCGACAGGCCCTTCTTTCAGGGCGCGCCCGAATACCTGCAGGCGGCGCGGGCGGCGTGTGCGCTGCCGGTGTTGCGCAAGGATTTTCTGGTCGATCCGTACCAGGTGTTTGAAGCACGTGCCATGGGCGCGGACGCCATTCTGCTGATCGCAGCCTGCCTCGATCTTGCGCAGATGCGCGAGATGGAGTCGATTGCGAGCGCGCTCGGCATGTCCGTGCTGGTCGAGGTGCACGATGGTGCGGAGCTCGAACAGGCGCTGCAGCTGAAAACGCCGCTGGTCGGCATCAACAACCGTAATCTGCGCACGTTCGAGGTCTCCTTGCAGACCACGCTCGACCTGCTGCCGGCCATCCCTGCCGATCGTATCGTGGTCACCGAGTCGGGAATCCTGCGACCGGAGGACGTGAGCCTGATGCGTGGCAAGGGGGTGAATGGCTTCCTGGTCGGTGAGGCCTTCATGCGGGTGCCCGACCCGGGTCAGGGGCTGCGCGCCCTGTTTGGCTAG
- the trpD gene encoding anthranilate phosphoribosyltransferase, whose amino-acid sequence MTAQQALQRTIEHREIFFDEMLSLMRQIMAGEISPVMTAAILTGLRVKKETISEITAAATVMRELATKVVVNPPHDHFLDVVGTGGDGTHTFNISTATMFVAAAAGARVAKHGNRGVSSKSGSADVLEALGVNLALSAEQVGECIEATGIGFMFAPNHHSAMKNVAPVRREMGVRTIFNILGPLTNPAGAPNTLMGVFHPDLVGIQARVMQRLGANHVLVVHGLDGMDEVSLGSGTLVAELKDDQITEYEIHPEDFGLAMVGSRNLRVEDADESRRTLLGALDNEPGPACEIVVFNAGVALYTANLADSIDDGIVRAREIIASGAARAKLDEFVQYTRRFGAA is encoded by the coding sequence ATGACTGCCCAACAGGCGCTGCAGCGCACGATCGAGCACCGCGAGATCTTCTTCGACGAAATGCTGTCGCTGATGCGCCAGATCATGGCTGGCGAGATCTCGCCGGTGATGACCGCTGCCATCCTGACCGGTCTGCGTGTCAAGAAGGAGACCATCAGCGAGATTACCGCTGCGGCGACAGTGATGCGCGAGCTGGCCACCAAGGTGGTGGTGAACCCGCCGCACGATCATTTCCTGGACGTGGTCGGCACCGGTGGTGACGGCACGCACACTTTCAATATCTCGACCGCGACCATGTTTGTGGCGGCAGCCGCCGGTGCGCGCGTGGCAAAACATGGTAATCGCGGCGTATCGTCGAAGTCGGGCAGCGCAGACGTGCTCGAAGCCCTGGGCGTGAATCTGGCACTGAGCGCAGAGCAGGTTGGCGAGTGTATCGAGGCGACCGGCATCGGCTTCATGTTCGCCCCCAATCACCACAGCGCGATGAAGAACGTCGCTCCGGTGCGGCGCGAGATGGGCGTGCGCACCATCTTCAATATTCTCGGGCCGCTGACCAATCCGGCCGGTGCGCCCAATACCCTGATGGGCGTCTTTCACCCGGATCTCGTCGGCATCCAGGCGCGTGTGATGCAGCGCCTTGGCGCCAACCATGTGCTGGTGGTGCACGGACTCGATGGCATGGATGAGGTCAGCCTTGGTTCGGGCACGCTGGTGGCCGAACTGAAGGACGATCAGATCACCGAGTATGAGATCCATCCGGAGGACTTCGGTCTGGCCATGGTGGGTAGCCGCAACCTGCGGGTCGAGGATGCCGACGAATCGCGTCGTACCTTGCTGGGTGCGCTGGATAACGAACCCGGGCCGGCGTGCGAGATCGTGGTGTTCAACGCCGGTGTGGCGCTGTATACCGCCAACCTTGCCGACTCGATCGACGACGGCATCGTCCGTGCGCGCGAGATCATTGCCAGCGGCGCGGCGCGCGCCAAACTGGACGAATTCGTGCAGTACACACGTCGTTTCGGGGCCGCCTGA
- a CDS encoding aminodeoxychorismate/anthranilate synthase component II, whose translation MLLMIDNYDSFTYNLVQYFGELGAKVKVFRNDEITLEQIASMQPAQLVISPGPCSPAEAGISVAAIRELAGKLPILGVCLGHQSIGAAFGGRIVHAQRLMHGKTSPVHHLDKGVFRGLPNPLICTRYHSLAIERESLPDCLEVTAWTDDGEIMGVRHKTLDIEGVQFHPESILTERGHDLLRNFLDRGDSLPAAA comes from the coding sequence ATGCTGCTGATGATCGACAACTACGACAGCTTCACCTACAACCTGGTGCAGTATTTCGGCGAACTGGGTGCCAAGGTGAAAGTATTCCGCAACGACGAGATCACGCTCGAGCAGATCGCGTCCATGCAACCCGCGCAGCTGGTGATTTCACCCGGGCCATGCTCTCCGGCCGAAGCCGGCATCTCGGTGGCGGCGATCCGTGAATTGGCAGGCAAACTGCCGATTCTCGGCGTCTGCCTGGGGCATCAGAGCATTGGTGCCGCCTTCGGTGGCCGCATCGTGCACGCCCAGCGGCTGATGCATGGCAAGACTTCGCCCGTGCATCATCTCGACAAGGGCGTGTTCCGGGGGCTGCCCAATCCACTGATCTGCACCCGCTATCATTCACTGGCCATTGAACGCGAGAGCCTGCCTGACTGTCTCGAAGTGACGGCCTGGACGGACGATGGCGAGATCATGGGCGTGCGCCACAAGACGCTGGATATCGAGGGTGTGCAGTTCCACCCCGAATCCATTCTGACCGAGCGCGGGCACGACCTGCTCCGGAATTTCCTCGACCGCGGCGATTCATTGCCGGCTGCGGCCTGA
- the trpE gene encoding anthranilate synthase component I, protein MLEQEFNALAAEGYNRIPVTLETFADLDTPLSIYLKLANESYTYLLESVQGGERFGRYSFIGLSSPTRIEVYGRSALLLTGNRLVERRDYGDPLNFVAEFMNRIKVPPREHLPRFAGGLVGCFGYDTVRYIEPRLSKTEKKDTLGTPDILLLLSEEIAIVDNLTGKLTLVVYAEPEVPGAYKRAQKRLQDLLGRLRAPVQIPVEARAASAPAESSFGEDAFKDAVRRAKQYIVDGDIMQVVLSQRMSKPFAAHPMALYRAIRSLNPSPYMFYFNLEDFHVVGSSPEILVRLEDENVTVRPIAGTRKRGATVAEDLALEKDLLSDEKECAEHLQLLDLGRNDAGRVSETGTVRVTEQFTVERYSHVMHIVSNVESKLKEGLNALAVLRATFPAGTVSGAPKVRAMEIIDELEPVKRGIYAGAVGYVGFHGDMDLAIAIRTAVIKDGQIHVQAGAGIVADSDPEAEWQETHSKARAMLRAAEMAEGGLDTQG, encoded by the coding sequence ATGCTCGAACAAGAATTCAACGCCCTGGCCGCCGAGGGCTACAACCGCATTCCGGTCACGCTCGAGACCTTTGCCGATCTCGACACGCCGTTGTCGATCTACCTGAAGCTCGCCAATGAGTCCTACACCTACCTGCTGGAGTCGGTGCAGGGTGGTGAGCGCTTTGGGCGCTACTCCTTTATCGGGCTGTCGTCGCCCACCCGTATCGAGGTCTATGGCCGTTCGGCGCTGCTGCTGACCGGCAATCGTCTGGTCGAACGTCGCGATTACGGTGATCCGCTCAATTTCGTTGCCGAGTTCATGAACCGCATCAAGGTGCCGCCGCGCGAGCATCTGCCGCGCTTTGCAGGCGGCCTGGTGGGTTGCTTCGGCTACGACACCGTGCGCTACATCGAGCCCAGGCTGTCCAAGACGGAGAAGAAGGACACGCTCGGCACGCCGGACATCCTGCTGCTGCTGTCGGAAGAAATTGCGATCGTCGACAACCTCACCGGCAAGCTCACCCTGGTGGTGTATGCCGAGCCCGAGGTGCCCGGTGCATACAAGCGCGCGCAAAAGCGCCTGCAGGATCTGCTGGGGCGACTGCGTGCGCCGGTGCAGATCCCGGTCGAAGCCCGTGCGGCCTCGGCCCCGGCGGAGTCGAGTTTCGGCGAGGATGCGTTCAAGGACGCGGTGCGCCGCGCCAAGCAGTACATCGTCGACGGCGACATCATGCAGGTGGTGCTGTCGCAGCGCATGAGCAAGCCGTTTGCTGCACACCCGATGGCGCTGTACCGCGCGATCCGCTCGCTGAACCCGTCGCCCTACATGTTCTATTTCAATCTCGAGGATTTCCACGTTGTCGGGTCTTCTCCCGAGATCCTGGTTCGACTCGAGGACGAAAATGTCACCGTTCGACCGATCGCCGGCACGCGGAAGCGCGGCGCCACCGTGGCCGAGGATCTGGCACTGGAAAAGGATCTGCTCTCCGACGAGAAGGAGTGTGCGGAGCATCTGCAACTGCTCGATCTCGGCCGCAACGACGCCGGCCGGGTGTCGGAAACCGGTACCGTGCGGGTCACCGAGCAATTCACCGTCGAACGCTATTCGCATGTGATGCACATCGTGTCCAACGTCGAGAGCAAACTCAAGGAAGGGCTCAACGCGCTCGCCGTGCTGCGCGCGACCTTCCCTGCCGGGACGGTGTCGGGCGCGCCGAAGGTGAGGGCGATGGAGATCATTGACGAGCTCGAGCCGGTCAAGCGTGGCATCTATGCGGGCGCTGTGGGCTACGTCGGCTTCCATGGCGACATGGATCTGGCGATCGCGATCCGCACTGCAGTGATCAAGGATGGGCAGATTCACGTGCAGGCGGGTGCCGGCATCGTGGCCGACTCCGACCCCGAGGCCGAATGGCAGGAAACCCACAGCAAGGCCCGTGCGATGTTGCGGGCGGCAGAGATGGCCGAAGGCGGCCTGGATACTCAAGGCTGA
- a CDS encoding phosphoglycolate phosphatase, with the protein MSGRRFSPRAVLFDLDGTLLDTIGDLAEAANLMLAELSRPARSQDEIHSFVGKGLPNLVRRCMTENAQATEAEIETAMAVFRQHYALVNGRTTRIYPGVTEVLDALRESRFKLAVVTNKAGDFTLPLLERMGLSAYFDAVVSGDTLPVKKPDPAVLHHACELLQVEAAEALMIGDSQNDALAARGAGIPVLLVTYGYSEGMPVDSIECDGLLSNALHVLDHIDRP; encoded by the coding sequence ATGAGCGGGCGGAGATTCTCGCCGCGGGCGGTGCTGTTCGATCTCGATGGCACCTTGCTCGATACCATTGGCGATCTGGCCGAGGCGGCCAACCTCATGCTGGCCGAACTGTCCCGGCCGGCGCGCAGCCAGGACGAGATCCACAGTTTTGTCGGCAAGGGCCTGCCCAATCTCGTGCGCCGCTGCATGACCGAGAATGCGCAGGCGACCGAGGCGGAGATCGAGACGGCCATGGCCGTATTCCGGCAGCACTATGCGCTGGTCAATGGGCGCACGACGCGGATCTACCCCGGCGTCACCGAGGTGCTGGATGCCTTGCGCGAGAGCCGGTTCAAGCTTGCCGTCGTGACCAACAAGGCGGGTGACTTCACCCTGCCGCTGCTCGAGCGCATGGGGCTCAGCGCGTACTTCGACGCGGTCGTGAGCGGCGACACGCTGCCGGTGAAGAAACCCGACCCTGCGGTGCTGCACCACGCCTGCGAACTGCTGCAGGTTGAGGCCGCCGAGGCCTTGATGATCGGGGACTCGCAGAACGACGCGCTTGCCGCCCGTGGCGCGGGGATACCGGTGCTTCTGGTGACCTACGGTTATAGCGAGGGTATGCCGGTGGACAGTATCGAATGCGATGGGCTACTATCGAACGCACTTCATGTGCTGGATCACATCGACCGCCCATGA
- the rpe gene encoding ribulose-phosphate 3-epimerase, whose product MFRIAPSLLSANFARLGEEVSNVVAAGADWIHFDVMDNHYVPNLTIGPLVCEAIRPVTTAPIDVHLMVRPVDRIIPDFAKAGANIITFHPEASEHIDRSLGLIRDSGCQAGLVFNPATPLHYLDHVMDKIDVVLLMSVNPGFGGQKFIPETLNKLRAARARLDAYEAETGRHILLEIDGGVKTDNIAEIARAGADTFVAGSAVFGAGKDADAHRYDSIIGSLRAELATVQA is encoded by the coding sequence ATGTTCCGCATCGCCCCCAGCCTGCTTTCCGCCAACTTCGCCAGACTGGGCGAGGAAGTGAGCAACGTGGTTGCCGCCGGTGCCGACTGGATCCATTTTGACGTAATGGACAACCATTACGTGCCCAACCTCACCATCGGTCCGCTGGTGTGCGAGGCGATCCGGCCGGTGACCACGGCGCCGATCGACGTGCACCTGATGGTGCGACCGGTCGACCGGATCATTCCGGACTTTGCCAAGGCCGGCGCCAACATCATCACCTTTCACCCCGAGGCCTCAGAGCATATCGATCGCAGCCTGGGCCTGATCCGCGATTCGGGTTGTCAGGCCGGGCTGGTGTTCAACCCCGCCACGCCGCTGCACTACCTCGATCACGTCATGGACAAGATCGACGTCGTCCTGCTGATGAGCGTCAACCCGGGCTTCGGCGGGCAGAAGTTCATCCCCGAGACGCTCAACAAGCTGCGTGCGGCGCGTGCGCGACTCGACGCCTACGAGGCCGAAACCGGACGCCACATCCTGCTCGAGATCGATGGTGGCGTGAAAACCGACAACATCGCCGAGATCGCGCGTGCGGGTGCAGACACCTTTGTCGCCGGTTCGGCGGTATTCGGTGCAGGCAAGGACGCCGACGCCCATCGCTACGACTCGATCATCGGCAGTCTGCGTGCCGAACTGGCAACGGTGCAGGCATGA